A region from the Polycladomyces zharkentensis genome encodes:
- a CDS encoding succinate dehydrogenase/fumarate reductase iron-sulfur subunit — translation MEKVICRIKRYDGVKEWYQEYDLPYEKGKTILWALTKIREELDPTLTFSSGCRHAICGSCAVRVNGNAFLACKTSLDHLLSTFETHRLTFEPLNNFKVIRDLVVDWKPKFEKMKEVKPWLIPSKDGDKSNGFRQSAKDFHKISSPTDCILCGVCASECNQLSLNQDEYLDPFILNKAYRFAVDSRDAAPEEHIRPILENGLWKCFHCMQCVSKCPKEIDLASENAYLRQATMNMGERANKGARHAYAFVEDVKNKGRLNEVTLPLKTEGFINTMSRIPFAFRLIKKGKINPFHLPKAVEGIQEVRKIYEFAQGEKES, via the coding sequence ATGGAAAAAGTGATCTGCCGAATCAAACGATATGATGGTGTGAAGGAATGGTACCAGGAATATGATCTTCCCTATGAAAAAGGAAAAACTATTCTCTGGGCACTGACAAAAATCAGGGAAGAATTGGATCCTACGTTGACCTTTTCTTCTGGTTGCCGTCATGCGATTTGCGGCAGTTGCGCTGTAAGAGTAAACGGGAATGCATTCTTGGCGTGCAAAACTTCTTTAGATCATCTTCTTTCAACATTTGAAACCCACCGATTGACTTTTGAACCGCTCAACAATTTTAAAGTCATAAGAGACCTGGTCGTTGATTGGAAACCCAAATTCGAGAAAATGAAAGAAGTAAAACCATGGTTGATTCCGTCCAAAGACGGTGATAAATCGAACGGTTTCCGTCAATCGGCAAAAGATTTCCATAAAATCTCATCCCCTACCGATTGTATCTTATGTGGGGTTTGTGCTTCTGAATGCAATCAACTTTCCTTGAACCAAGATGAATACCTCGATCCGTTTATCCTGAACAAAGCATATCGTTTTGCGGTGGATTCTCGCGATGCCGCTCCTGAGGAGCATATCCGACCAATATTAGAAAATGGTTTATGGAAATGTTTTCACTGCATGCAATGTGTATCGAAATGCCCAAAAGAAATCGATCTTGCGAGTGAAAACGCATATTTAAGGCAGGCGACCATGAATATGGGTGAGCGAGCCAATAAAGGTGCGCGTCATGCGTACGCTTTCGTTGAAGATGTCAAGAACAAAGGCCGCTTAAATGAGGTAACACTTCCTTTGAAGACCGAAGGATTTATTAACACAATGAGCCGCATACCATTTGCTTTTCGCCTGATAAAAAAAGGAAAAATCAATCCGTTCCACTTGCCGAAGGCGGTAGAGGGAATTCAGGAGGTAAGAAAAATTTACGAGTTTGCGCAGGGAGAGAAAGAGTCATGA